A segment of the Zalophus californianus isolate mZalCal1 chromosome 3, mZalCal1.pri.v2, whole genome shotgun sequence genome:
ACTCAACATATCCTGAAGGCCAAGCAGAAACTGTAGAACTTTGAAAGGGAAAGTGTAACTGTCAGAggaacatggaagcagccatgTAAACTATGCAACATAAGATCTTGTTCGGCAGTAATGTCAGAATCAAAGTTTTCATTGAGATCAAAGTAAAAACCAGTTAAATGCCATCTCGTGGAGATCATTCATGTCGGCATCCAAGTACTAGAGAATCCCACTGCTGCCGCGGTAGATGAGTTATCTAAAAAGTGCGCATATGGTAGCTGTGGTGCTCTATAATTAGATCGCATGCACCTTACAAAGGTAAGCACTCACAGTGTGAGAGCTTTCAGGAGCTGCTCTAGTTTTGTCCTGAAATGGCCCCGTACGTTGACGATAGGAATAAGCCCATTTTCCTCTTTCAAGCAGAAAGATATTTCATTCAGTCACTGTGTTTGTCTCACTTGATGTTAGCCCACAGTGGATCACGGGGTCCCCGGGTGGTCCATGGTTTGTACTTAGCCAGCAGAGCTTTGCTGTTCTGCGTGTGCTTCACTCCTCTGCTGTCATTTTCTCACTGAATTGGCCTTAGGGATATGATTAAAAAGTGATATTGATAAAACACCTTAAGACCGTCTGCATGGTATCTGGAGCAGACTCTGATGGCTATGAAGAGAGGTGGATGTCGCTTCTACTTTAGAGGCTCCCATTTTGAGCTGACCTTGACCCATACTGCCAGCCCTCCCATAGATATTCGGTCTTCTGGTTAATTGTTGTATTCATTCAGGCatgcattttccaaaacaaaacccaaactgtggggcgcctgggtggctcagtcgttaagcgtctgccttcggctcgccttcggctcaggtcatgatcccagggtcctgggatcgagtcccacattgggctccctgctcagcgggaagcctgcttctccctctcccactgcctgctgctccccctgcttgtgctctctctctttctatcaaataaaaaaataatttttttttaaaaaaagactccttTTTAGCACGCTATGCTGTACTCAACAAGGCTGGGAAGGTAGCAGGAAGAAGTATAAATTCCCCCACCCTCGTCTTTTCTTTGAGACTTCCAGAAATGCACATTGCCCAAATGTTCTGCCTGCAGACATCAAGGAGGAAAGGCTACACATGCAGACCCCAACCTCAAAACTAGAGTAAAGGAGAAAGTCCACAAGCAGCCAAGGTGGTTAAAGGTGGTTTTCTGTAGAAACTCAGAAGGCTGTGCTTGTCTGGGGAGAGCAAGGAGAGAGGATGCCGTTTGTAGTTTAGCAAGGTAGGAGGGGTGGGCGGGTGGGAGAAACCTCCTGGAACGTAAAGGGAGGAACGGCCATTAAGCCAGGGCCGTGATAAGCgggaagagaaaacacagggcCCCCGTGTTAGCCTGAGTTGGCCACTCTTGAGGGGAGAGTGGAGGTAAGTGACAGGTCAATAGGCCAGTCCCTGGATTGGGGCCAAGTTTGAAGTTGAAGAACTAGCACGGCAGAGTCCCAGGGACCACAAGAAGTTTGGCATCAGCGGTGTTGGATCAGGGACTGATGGGTGATCCACACTATGCGAGGCTTTTGTCCTGTGCCCCAGaggaaaatctccagcagactgaaggaaggggctggggctATGGGCAGAGATGCCATTAAAAACGCTGTGACGGTCTGGGGTTGAGGAGAAGCAGGATGTAAACTAGAAGGGTCCCCTGACCCCTGACATCCTTCACAGAAGAGTGGGTCGTTTCACGTTCAGTAATTAAGtttctgaattaaaatattttaccttctaAGAACATGCCAAATAGAATAGCTGCCAGTCACATTATGGGACAAAGAGGCTGGTAGGATATGTGACTggtaatatttttctaaagaccTCAAATGACCACAACCAAGGCTTGAAAGTTTATTCTAGGAGAGGGTTAACGTTTGTCTATTTCTTTAGATCACGGTGagtaaagttttgttttatttgccttTGAACCCATtcataaaagttaatatttttaaacattttaaaattcaaaatgagaAGAGTGTTCTTTAAGGCTGCTGGAACTTGTACATGCACTTCCAGCTTGGGCCGCTCTCCTTACCGAAGAATGACCGAAGAACAGAGTTCTTTTGGTTCTAGTTGGAAGCATCTGGCCTGTTTGAGCAGTAGCGACAGGGAGAACGCCTTGTAACCTTGGTCCCCTGCGTCTGAGGAACACTGCCACCTTCACAGAGGAGGCCTGCGGGCTCTCCCTCCGTCTAGGAAGCAGCTCACGGCACATGACGCAATGACCATCGTCCCATGTTACAGATGGGGACACAGGCTCCTGCCTGGGGACGTGCAGTGAGTTTACCATGATGGAATATTtgccaagtgaaaaaagaaagtaagtccTAGAAGTAGTAGGTTAATATGTGGCAGAAGTTATGCAGGAAAGTTACCATAACCTCGCAGGAACAGAAAGGTGGAGGTTAGGAGTGGACCCAAGCTGTGTACCCCGCAGCACCAGAGCTCCTGGGAGACTGTGCCCTGGAAGAGAACAGGATGGGGAGTTAGAAGCCAGGGGAGAGTTACATTCCCCTCAGGCAAGTCATTTCTCTTTGGAGctctagtttcctcatctctgaagcGAGGGCTTCACTCGCCCATGGGCATCTCCTTGGCGCCAGCGCTAGTTAGTGTAAGAGGAGCTCCGTGTTATGCCGGCGCTGCGGGCGTTTATCTAACCCTGCTCAGCGCGATGGTGGAGacacgcgtgcgcgcacacacacacacacccctgcacacGCACACTCGTGCTGTGGAGAGCTCCGCAGCGCCTCCCTCGTATGGAAGTGGGACTACAGCTCCCCCGGGGAAAGATTATTCCAGCGCCAAAGATTATTCCTGCCCCTCGGGGTGTTTGGACTGGACAGCTCGCCATAGGCTTCCTATTAACCAGCAATGTTCCCTTGCAGGTTAGCAATCTGAAGCAATGGGCGACTGGAGCTTTCTGGGGAGACTATTAGAGAACGCACAGGAGCACTCCACGGTCATTGGCAAGGTTTGGCTGACGGTCCTGTTCATCTTCAGGATCCTGGTGCTGGGCGCCGCAGCTGAGGAGGTGTGGGGGGACGAGCAGTCGGACTTCACGTGTAACACGCAGCAGCCCGGTTGCGAGAACGTCTGCTACGACAAAGCCTTCCCCATCTCCCACATCCGCTTCTGGGTGCTGCAGATCATCTTTGTGTCCACGCCCACCCTCATCTACCTGGGCCATGTGCTGCACATCGGGCGcatggaagagaagaagaaagagcgGGAGGAAGAGCTGCTGAAGGGTGAGAGCCCGCACCACGGGCCGGCTGCGCGCTGCGGGCCGGGCGGCCACGGCCAGAAGGACAGGCCGCCGGTGCGGGATGACCGGGGCAAGATCCGAATCGCCGGGGCCCTGCTCCGGACCTACGTCTTCAACATCATCTTTAAGACGCTGTTTGAAGTGGGCTTCATCGCCGGGCAGTACTTTCTGTATGGCTTTGAGCTGAAGCCGCTGTACCGCTGTGACCGGTGGCCCTGCCCCAACACGGTGGACTGCTTCATCTCCAGGCCCACGGAGAAGACCATATTCATCATCTTCATGCTGGCCGTGGCCTGCGTGTCCCTCTTACTCAACATGCTGGAGATCTACCACCTGGGCTGGAAGAAGCTTAAACAAGGAATGACCAACCACTATCGCTCAGACTCCCCTGAATCCACGGTGGGGGCCACAAACCCCGGGGGTGTGAgcccactcctcctcccctcccactctgccccgcCCACAGTTACCATCGGATTCCCGCCTTACTACACtcactctgcctcttccctgggaAAGGCCACGGCCACGGGCTACCCCGGAGCCCCTCCACTAGCAACAGACTTCAACCTGGCAGCCCTGAACGAGGCACCGGGAAAGGACCACCCTGCCAAATTCTACAACGGCAACCACCACCTGCTAGTGACAGAACAGAACTGGGCCAACCAGGAGGCTGAGCAGCAGACTTCTGCGAGGAAGGCCTCCCCTCCAGCGTCGGCTTCTGCATCCCTGAGCCCTACAAGCAGTGCCCAGCAGCTCCCTGAGGACGGTGGCGCGGGAAGCAGCGCGCCCGGCCTGTCGCTGAATGGGCACGGCAGCAGCTTGGGAGAGAGCAAACTGGCAGTGACTCCCGACGACGGGGAGCA
Coding sequences within it:
- the GJA3 gene encoding gap junction alpha-3 protein, which gives rise to MGDWSFLGRLLENAQEHSTVIGKVWLTVLFIFRILVLGAAAEEVWGDEQSDFTCNTQQPGCENVCYDKAFPISHIRFWVLQIIFVSTPTLIYLGHVLHIGRMEEKKKEREEELLKGESPHHGPAARCGPGGHGQKDRPPVRDDRGKIRIAGALLRTYVFNIIFKTLFEVGFIAGQYFLYGFELKPLYRCDRWPCPNTVDCFISRPTEKTIFIIFMLAVACVSLLLNMLEIYHLGWKKLKQGMTNHYRSDSPESTVGATNPGGVSPLLLPSHSAPPTVTIGFPPYYTHSASSLGKATATGYPGAPPLATDFNLAALNEAPGKDHPAKFYNGNHHLLVTEQNWANQEAEQQTSARKASPPASASASLSPTSSAQQLPEDGGAGSSAPGLSLNGHGSSLGESKLAVTPDDGEQVATTAVEMHAPPLLPAEPGRSSKASKSSGGRARPSDLAI